AATCACCATGgcttataaactattaaaacaatcATATAAAACCTGATAACAGTGCTGTGGAGAATCAGAAAAGTCACAACcggttttttttcctattttttttaaatattgacaaattttttatgaaattagtgGAAACTTTtagatgttttaattttactttatagttCGTAAAATTTAGCATCTGGAAATACTTTCTCTAACTTACAAATATATCTTGTTGGGTAGGAATAGTAAAAtcaattctttctttaatattcCCTATCCAATTCTCATTTGTTTCCTCAATATTCCTTTATCGTATTCATATTTGTATCTTCTATCTTCTCCAATTCTATTCCAATTGTTTCTTTGATCTTCTTCTATCCTATTCGTTTCAAATTTCTCCTATccagttcatttttatttcttcaatatttccTTATCCTATtcctatttgtttttttttcaatcttccCCTATCCCATTCCTATTTGTATCTTCTACCTTCTTCGATTCTATTCCTATTGTTTCTTTAATCTTCCTCTATCTTACTCGTTTCAATTTTCTcctattcaattcatttttgtttcttcaatatTTCCTTATCCTATTCCTATTTGTTTCTTCAATCTTCCCCTATCCCATTCCTATTTGTATGTTCTACCTTCTTCGATTCTATTCCTATTGTTTCTTTAATCTTCTTCTATCCTACTCGTTTCAATTTTCTcctattcaattcatttttgtttcttcagtATTTCCTTATCCTATtcctatttgttttttcaatctTCCCCTATCCCATTCCTATTTGTACCTTCTACCTTCTTCGATTCTATTCCTATTGTTTCTTTAATCTTCTTCTATCCTACTCGTTTCAATTTTCTcatattcaattcatttttgtttcttcaatatTTCCTTATCCTATTCATATTTGTTCCTTCACTCTTCCCCTATCCCATTTCTATTTGTTTCctcaatctttttaaatttttgctggtTGTGACCACCCAAAGACTGgttaaactaattttacttatttgaatTGATATTATAATCATCATATTCAACATTGTAGCAATCTATAACTTTTCCAGTTTATAAAtgttaacttatatttaaaaactgatgcACTTTCCGATTATGTAAACAAATGTTTCATTGACAAGGAACTACACTAGAAGTGtgcttttcatatttatttagaagaaaaagtacttttttaaacaaaattggaaaataatttacacttCCCTGAAATAAATGACCGGGCAGCAAATTGGGATGGTTTAAGGGTAAAACATGCGAAATAAAAACATGCTTTAATAGAGGTTGTTTTACAATGCTagataacatttatatttgctGTTTTACAATACCctgattataatataaaatgaaatttatggatatcactttttttttaacattttttaaaaaaatatgaaaacatcatagaaaattgctttaaaatttttaaattatcgtaTTATAATTAATCGTATTTGGTAACTTAcgaaattttctacattttgtaagttgccaaatacgattcccaacataattatgaaagaaattaaaatgtttttcgccTATGCGCAGTATGAAAGGACTAATTTAAATGCTCAGATTTTgcgcaattttaattttttttcttcaaattttaaaattgcattttcgttattaattaaaaattgctcaaaaaattttgtttaattttatctaatatttttacaattatagtaAAGAAAcatgagcaaaaattttatttattttctataaaaatgcttatatttcCATAGATATTAAGCtagttttacgaaatttttatgcagtcaataaatatataagtaattgatataagttacaagcttattgaTTGATTTTCTAGCACAGGGCATTCAAAAACACACCTTTTCATTCATAACTTCTTGCGCATGCAAATACAATGCGCTTGCGCTTTACAATTCATTGATAAGCATGCGAAATTATAAGACCTAGATCcttctaaagttataaaataatattttatgttcttcttataagaaatttgaaaaatgtcaaaaactgaaagtgtctgtTTCATTAATTTAGGGAAGTGTATTACAAGCTAAttattacgttaaaaaaattaaaatgattaaacgttagttttgaaatagtaattattttactgataaatgcattttatttgaaaaataaaaacgatattttcTGGATTAGGATCTGTAAACAAATTGAATAAAGCTCATTAATGTAACGTGTGTGTATGCTTTTGTAcgcatatttttattgtatacacTGCAACTATAATAATATTGGCTGGCACGTTTCTTCTAAATTGGgcgtaaaaataattctgaagtaGTAGCCCCTTGCACCAACTGAGCTTAGCTTTACACGGCTAACCATCTATATTGTGCACTTTTTACGTTTCCACGAATTACTACGGAATTTgggtatttttagaaaataatttttctagagGTAGTATAAGGtaatgtattcatattttaaggtaaattaGAATTATGCGATTACCACTACATATGACTAATTTGAACAGatataattattgttagatAATGGATTAATCATGCACTTAAGTCTTGATAAAGGTTTCGTGAGAATtccgttaattttaaaaattttcacccCTAGTTCATTTCCtatattaattatatctaaaaacaaagttacaaagaagagtataattttatattacttcaaatttgaaatgcaaGCAAACAACTAATGTAAGTTTTCAACTAATTTGTATCAGAACAAAAACAAGCTGACATAACTTAGAAAAGAATAAGTacagtttgtctacggtaagaactccacCTGCCACAAAGTCTGACGCCGCCTGCTcatatggaaacaagaatagcacaCTTCTCTTCACTTTAACACAATAGACCgtagaaaaagattccctttctctggCCAAAACCTTtcctaaacaatgaccccacaccctacttgaaataattataccttgtaaccatagtcaccgccacggatCCAGACGAATGACAAGGGGAATTATCACTTTAGACAAACAAtacatttactttcattttctcatttaaattttttttcctggtcGATATCGTAAAAAACTCACCATGAAGTTATGTGATCTAGATACACCCATCATTATAACTTCATTACCGCTTCTTTTTTAATCGGTATATTTTCCTAcacttttttgcaaaattatcgTAAACCATATTGTCTTCACATTTCTCGCTGCGAAGATAAAACAACCCAACGAAGAAGTCATCGCGCttcgaaaaatacaaaacataattCTCATCTTCGCCTTCACACATCATGTTTTCTAAATTCTGATGATTGCAAATGGCGCAATGTGGATTTCGGTAATACTCCGTGTAGTTGTAGGAGTCATCATTTTTGGGGATTCTGGTCAGAGCCATATAAGCCAGACACTTCTCTCGGATATTGTCATCAGTCCAATCAGACGCACAATctgaaattattctaaaattaaaacaataaggCACAACTGTTTTCAATTCTTCCGGCAGAGACGTGAGCAAATTAACAGAAATGTTCTCCTTCCCGTCCTCCATAAACCATGACCACCTAGTTTTATTATAGTACAAGTTCGGTAATGAAGATCTAACAACTTTTTCAGATTCACTTTCTAAGACCAAATTCCATGGTACCGGCTCTTCTCGACTATACTTTTCGTTGCAAGCAAAGCAATAGTAGTTCTTATACGTAATACCTGTTATGAGATCAGTAACGGGTATTAACAAAAAGGGATCGTCATTGCCATAACTTTGGCAGAGTTCTTCAGTGGTTTTGTCATTTTCCAGATCGGGATTACATTGGCTAATCAAtggataaaaatagtttttctgctTTTCATCTTTATATTGGGAACAATAAACGTCTTCTATCGGTTTTGTATATCTGCGTCGATATTTTGAGTCGACGCAGCATGTATTGAGAAGACTGCATGAAATTCCACAGTTACAGTTATATTTCTCAAGAGTATCTTTTGTTCTGGGTATATTACAAGAATCTTTTCCTTTGCatgttccatttaaaatttctatatcaTCGTATATCACATCAGATAAAAGGATACACCAGCATTCCAAGCTGACAAAAATTCCAGATATCATCAAcagagaaataatttgaaataatttcctCATGGTCGGTATAACCTAGAAATAATATTAGATATCAGTAAATATGAATATCTGTTACAAATAgtctttaaaaacgaaattcttATCAACTTAACTATCTTGCAAAAAGGGCATACATGAACTGTTTTGTAATGTGTATACGTACTGCGTGGATGATTAACAGTACGAAACTAAATCTAGATGGCGCTAGCGGTTAAAATTCATTGCAGTactcttattttcttaatttatgaatttttacgtctaagtttaaaaatttcgtcaGTCAATATATTGCTTTCGTACTGTCTATAACACGACTTGTatcattttcattcaatttgtaAATTCATTTAACTATAGCTGAgggcattaaaaaaactaaagataaCACACAAAATATGGCAACCCTTTCACTCTACCTACGTCGTGATGAtaatttctttagattgatttatGGCTCACTATTTTTTAGAATCTATACGtcttatgaataatattatgaGGTACGTCTTATGAATGATATTAGGAGATAAGGTATTATGAGATACGTTTTATGAATGTCAATACGTGAAACGTCAAATACAATCTCAACAATGAAACTTCTTAGAATATCAAACCTGTTTACACACCATCTCGTGAACAGAACTAAGCGGTGgaatacaccggaagttttcaaaattccgttccgcttttaaaattttttaattatttacactcAATTCACCGACCGTATTTCTGAGATCATTACTAGCTCATTTACTTTCCACGTCGTCTGATTGGGTCGGAATAACGTTTTGTTTCTACCATGACCatcaatttaaagaagaaaaacagaGAGAGGAAACGGTGGCtgtattatgaaattatgaagTTAAAGTATTTCATGAAGTTAGATGTGAAGAAGTTGGATTGAAGTTAAATTAATggcataatttgtattttaaaatataagtaaggCACTTTTctctcacaaaaaaaaaaacgctcttTTGTTTTTGGgtaatcttataaaataatgtactgtgtttgatattttttgtgaaagaatacaCAATTTGGGAGAAGTTGTatcaaattttcagtttctaaaGGAAAAGAGTTTtcgatttaatatttcttaaagattCTGTGTTTTCTCCTTTTCACAACTAAGACTATTTTTCTAACGAACATAGagtaatttcttctaaaaaatttggTCTGATTTAGATGatcaaatactttttctttgtaATGAGAAAACAGAACATAAATGcatgtattttcattttcttcaaccAACTCAACTGCAAAATATGCTCATTTAATTACCAAAATTGTGCTTGCatcgaaaataagaaaaaatagtactttaaTACATTAGAATTGTttgtttagctttttttttcagacaagtaggtttttaaaattaatttttgacaatttttttcattatatatttatccTAATATAATGAGTATATCCcaacgaatatatatatatatagtaNtatttatatatatatatatatatatatcctaatATTATTTAGGCACTATTGTTTGGTCTGTTTAGTCTcacaaattatctttaaatctaACTCGGAAGACAACAgactaaattaactaaaatattggGACAAATTTacttcactaaaatattttttgaattacagtAGCCCTCGTTCACATTTTATGGGAATGGAAAACAGTAAACAACGAAAACGTGTTATGATTGTCTTGATTAAATGAGAACTTTAACCTTTGACTAATTTACCACTGATATATTTTGTCAGCACTATAGTTAGTGTGAGTAAGAGATGATAAAATACTTGTTGTCACACATTCTCAAATCTAAAATTGTGCAGGACTATTCGAGATAAAGCCTCTGCCATAGAACAGCAGTCAacgcttaacttttttttaattactattactaAGCAAATCATTGATGTTTGTACATTTGTGGGAGAGTAATGATTTgaataaatggaattaaaaatttaggatttttgATCAATATAGgatttttaatcagaatttcctACCTGTGGAACTAACATTAAAATTGATCACTATCAGTCAATTTACATGTTACCCTTTTATGACACCTTAATCAGTTACCAAAGATCGATCgcgcttttaaaaaagttcataaaatattaaaaatgagagaaaaaccagaccaattaatatatttatggcTCTTAATATatgttgtttttcaaaaatatagcgatatttcaaaaatataattaagtaagtaattaaactgaaaaatatgcGAAACGGAAATTACTCCtcgattaaatttttctaacatcCGTGGGAACACTTGCTAACACATTTTGTCCTCAAACGCattcaaaattttcctaaaaatataaaacgaaaatcgTGAAAGGATATAGATatagcatataattttaaagactcTCCAACTGTTCCAAAATTATcctatttactaaaaaataaattcgaaaaaccTAAATAACTTATGTTTCAAAGATACCCTGAATATTTCGGCTGAAATTTTgacttgatttgaattttttaatgaagtaatacCTAGTACGGAAACtatataaacaagaaataaattaatatagttttaagtaTATCCTATATATGCCGGTCAGGTGGCAGAGCGATTCACAAGCCTCACTACGGAGCCAATGGTTGCGAGTTCGATTCCCGCTCAGAGCATGGATGTTCTGTCTGTGTATTGTCCTCTGCTGTGTGATACGTGAATGTAGTTCACCCTATAAACGAATATCTGTAGTAGTGtagcgtgggtaatgttgctcgtcTGCATGACTAATGTTCACAGGTGCCCTCCGGGTAatgttaaatgagcaacacttccggtaTCTTCTGAAGCAAAAGATCGagagttcagtgcctgccattaaaaaaaagtatatcctATGGTCACTCTAAAAGCATATCTGATGGCCAATATGCTaccatttatgaaataaaatttgtcaatgAAGCAATATATGTTTCAGAAACTACaccaataatatataaattgatgaaattttaagcatattctGCAATTTCTATAATCAAATCTGACAGTCAAAGTGCTACCGTTTCgataaaataagtttgataaTGAAGTTACACGTGCAACTTTCAATGAGATGTAAACAAATGATCACTGGTGGAGCAGTTTCGCCCTTTAGCGTGGAGGCAGCAGGTTCGAATCTCGTCGTAATCCTAATAGCAATTGTCAACGCAACTGTTGTTTTACTATCAGAATGACTCGATATAAATGCAAACATTAGCAGCTAtgctattattattgttattgaaaaaaaatcccctTAATAACAGTGTTTagatattattacaaaataaaactaaaatggatCTTACCTCCATAAGGGAACAAAGCATAAGTTTTTTCACTGTAACTGCAACCAAAGAgtgaagaattttctttttcagaattaagATATATCCAACAACCGTGCCGATTTAAACGAAGTTCTGCAGTTTAAACGCTTTTACGATATACTATGTTTCACATTAATGTGGAAATCTCAGAAATCCATAGTAgtaattcaaaataactaaaaaactaataaagcaatATGCCATCTTTCTTCACAAcagcatttaaattataatttacatgaGTCATGCACTTACATTCTAGAACTGAAAACCTCCCATCAAGTTACTTGAAAAGTAAACCGGTTTCGCTCAGTAGCCTCTTTTatcataaaacacaaaaaaggaGCTTATCTCACACTTGAATTCATTAGGTGGTTAAAAAAGATGTGAGAATAATCAACAAGAGAGATTTTAACAGCGCAAccttctttttcttcctttgatTCATGTGTTTGgcatttaagtttttgactTCCCGAAACAagctcaattttaaataatcagatATGTCTACAATACTCAGAATCTTTCCGTTGTAGAAGAGGGTGActcaagaataaaatttgcatacctGTCAAcatttaatcccttccattttGGTTTTTCCTAGTGgtaataaaatggaattaaaatttcaattttaatcaaataaaatacatgGTATTTTAGAAAGCTTAAGCTGAAGACTATAATAGTGacacatattaatatacatgcttaatttttttaagaatagtggtgatcaaaatcatttaaaaattaagtttataaaagaaaaaatagtatatattaactaccactttaaatatgaaaataaaattttacgccaaatgcgtaaaagttggcacgTTTGAATTTGTGATGCGACCTACGAAACATGTTTGTCAATGTTGATTAAAGAATGTATTGTTGAGATTAAAATTGAAGCACTATAAGGTTTGTTTTGTCGCTTCCTATTGACATTCAATTAATAAGAATGTAtctaaagaagaagaaaaatttatttcgttaaattatGGAAATGATTAGATTACCTTTTTAACTacgctaattttacatagcTTTCTCGTCAGGCCACACGGTTGATAACTACAagctaaatttgtaaatattattcagatttttctagtttttaaacgGTTTAGCATGATGTCTTGCttgcttgttttatttaaataaactgggcACCTGGGACGCGAAGTGGCCCCTCCATTCATCTTTAAATTACATACCGTAAGGTAATATAAATTGATTTGgcaaacaacaaaattaaaaagtaaacaaaattagtcaaatagttacaaatttaagtatgttcaccgttttttttaaattatcatggCGCGTGTGAAGCAGTTGGCATTTAGCAGTAAATCAATTATCATCTTACTGCCACAtgggaaaataattatttggcaAGATAATAAGTAGGCAGACCACTAGAATACATTTCCTTCTACAGAGCAAACGATGGCAGCAATGCTCGTATTATTATTGgaagaaaattctgaataataattatgGTTGGGtattattagaaaacaaaactgaaataccTCTCATCTTCTAAAGCATTAAACTTTCACTGATTACtaaagtataaaaacttttttcttataatgtaTCCATCGCAACTTGTGCCTCATGACGAAGTTTAGTGACGTACGTTCAATGTGAATAAAATGAAGCCTGTATTCATTGTATTTCACGTTAAGGTGCAAAGTTcaaaaatccacagaaataagcacaataattaaaaaaatgaaacagccTCCTCTTCTCGccgaagtatttaaattataatttatataaatcaagCATTTACCGTCtaagaattgaaaatatgtCAGTtacttaaccctttgacggttaTGAACGAGTTCAGCTCGCAATCGAATCGTGCCTCATAATGCGCGCAAACGAGTTCCGCTCGGGAGCAAGATTTCGACCGTAATGGTTAGTAACGAGCACTACTCGGGTAGTGAAATTTTTCCCCAATGCGTGCTGACGAGCTGAGCAGCTGAGCTCGTTCGCCATAATTATTCTGCATTGactatgttaaaaatgaaaagtacgTAAAAACTGTTACTTATGTACTAcgaatactttaagaaatttttaaacgcgTGAGGCGAGCTATCTACCGCAACCAGAGAAGCCAACTTactccgctttgtaaaatagtatttcctaGTGATAGCGAAAGTcaagttacttttagtttagtatttttccttttaagtaatttattcaccactaaatatcaaaaactattagtatcatataaaatgcaacgtgAAAGCAACAGTCTACTGGttactctattaaaaagtaaGCGTAACTGTCCTTTTCCAACGAAATTTACTacataatttgctaccactttattataacaattccaGAAAGCGGAGTCGTTGGCATCGCCAGAGAAGGGTGACATTTTCGGTAGAACGGCGGTGGAAAATAGCTGCCACTTTCGACTACTGTTTGCTCGTAATACTGCGCGAATTAATGAAACGAAAACTGCTCATTTCCCTgaccgtcaaagggttaaaaggCAAAACTGGTTTTGCCCACTAGTCACTTTTATCATAAACACCGAAAAGGAGATGCTTAtcttacagcaatatttatttacttgattttttaattcagggggttaacaaaaataatcaactaaAGAGATTCCAATCGCGCAACcacgtaagtttttttttctctttcgacGCGTGTGCTTAGCATGAAAGTTAGTGATTGCGAAAACaggttcaattttaaataatcagatATGTCACAAATCTTTAGAATCTTTCAGTTGTGATCAAAGTTGATATTGAGTAATGAATATGTCGTCGACTTAGAAGTTAAGCACAATAAGCCGATTATATATACGTTTAGTTATTTACTATTGTCACTCAATTACAATAgagatatttaaatgttaataacaaaatttttttcgttgagTTATGGAAATGTTGTTGTTGTGTCCAATCCTTCAGGATCTAGCGACAGCTAGATCAAATCCAAGAGACCGTGGACCCTAGCAAAATCAAGCACCAGAAGTGGGCTATCACGGATGTCCGCAAGAGCGAGCCCCAAGCAGTCGAGGATATGATCGGGGGAGGCCGGCATCAGATGGCACTTGGTGCACGTTGGAAAGACTTTGGGGCCGCATTCAAAGGTCATGCTTTTGAGGTGCCCACTGATAAATCTTATAGAATGGTACTGATAAATCTTATGGAAATGTTGGCTTCTTTAATACAAAttctttaacattattaaaacattacatatttatatattaactttacttacatatttataactttactATATTTATAACTAGTTTGTAATGTAAGCTCAAGGCTACATTATAAACTTTACTTATTTATACAAAGCATGCTTTTTCAACtagtgctttattttttttttatttaaaaatgaggtATATAATATGAAGcgcctttta
The Parasteatoda tepidariorum isolate YZ-2023 chromosome 9, CAS_Ptep_4.0, whole genome shotgun sequence genome window above contains:
- the LOC107438328 gene encoding uncharacterized protein gives rise to the protein MLCSLMEVIPTMRKLFQIISLLMISGIFVSLECWCILLSDVIYDDIEILNGTCKGKDSCNIPRTKDTLEKYNCNCGISCSLLNTCCVDSKYRRRYTKPIEDVYCSQYKDEKQKNYFYPLISQCNPDLENDKTTEELCQSYGNDDPFLLIPVTDLITGITYKNYYCFACNEKYSREEPVPWNLVLESESEKVVRSSLPNLYYNKTRWSWFMEDGKENISVNLLTSLPEELKTVVPYCFNFRIISDCASDWTDDNIREKCLAYMALTRIPKNDDSYNYTEYYRNPHCAICNHQNLENMMCEGEDENYVLYFSKRDDFFVGLFYLRSEKCEDNMVYDNFAKKCRKIYRLKKKR